The genome window GCATGAGGACGAGTGTGCCTGGGTGGGATTGTGTGCTGTCATGTGTACATGCAGCAGGATGGGTGAATAACTCGGTGTTCTTTCAAATTAATTGCCTGAAAAATAGCAGCAAACAGAAGCATGAGGAGTGATATGTGCTGATTGACATTTATTTGCTAATGTCCATTTACATGGCTCTTCCCCGAGACAAAAGAGCCAAATGACTGGGTGTTGCTAATATTTCGGATCCCTCTCTCTTTCTACCTAGGCGGGCTGAACTTGTGGGCCGACCGCACTCCTGGCATTCAACCAAATTCATAGAGAACCAACCCGATCCCAGCATGATGCAAATATCTCAGGGCACGATTGGCACTCCTTGGCATCAGTCCTACCATTCCAGGTGAGGGCCATGTGGTCTTGGCCATGTACTGTAAAACTCAGAGGAATACAGCAGAGTTGTTTTTGTTTAGTGTATCATTACAAGAAAAGAAAACTCTCTACTCATTCAGAAAAAGTAGGCTTCCTCTCTGAGCAATAAAATCAGTCATCCCTGCTGGACTGTCTGTCTATTGCAACCTACTTCGGTGCATTCGAACAGATCCTGCCAGTCCTTACCCAGCCTTTacacaagcaaaactcccattgacttaaatggtaaTTTTATGTGTGTAAGGACATACAGTTCAGTGAAGTCAGTTGAAAGACACCCAGTGATTTCATTAGGCTTTGGGTCAAGCACTAGATAAGTACTGCAGTATTTGGCTGCTAtgattattatcattatttttctATGTAGCGCCTGTCGGCACTTAACATACACGTAGTAAGACCAATCCACAAGGATTCTAAGCTGAGGCCCTGAGCCAAGAGTGTGCTCCAATGATCCCTAGGGcatcagtgacttcagtggggctccgtGTTGGCTCGAGGATCTGCTTATgtggagctcactgcaggatcagggcctaaatataGAACAAAGACAAAGGAATGGGACAGAATGTGTCAGGACAATACAATCATTTGCCCCTAATATGTacaggcaagattttcaaaagtgctcatcaTCCACAGTTGGGGCTGGATTTTTACAAACTTCAGCTTCTACATGGCATCCAAATGAAGCGGCCAGCTGCATTTTGTTTATGGGAACTGTTGGTGATGAACTTCCTTAAAAATCTGGACCTGTATTCCAACCATCTCAGTAGGGTCTGAGTCAAATCTCAGCATCGCACCAAGAGCTCGATGACAACTCTAGGCAGGGCCCTAACCAAGTCCTACTGTACTTCTGTGATATAACAACTCAAGACCTAGAGCTAGTCTTGAAAACTGGTTCCTGCAGAGATTAAACACTGTGTTCCCTGCTCTACTCTGACTGGGCAACTCCTTTAAACCCATGTTAggcagaacatttttaaaaatgtggttagCTAGCCCTGAGTTTTTATCGATAGTAGGATCTGAGAGAGAGACTCCCAGGGCCTTCAAGACCTCACAAACATTCTCCACCCTGTTCCTTTCCccagtgaagaaaaaaaagtagaaCAATTAGCAagtaaaaagaaataagaaaaggacCCAGGCAGCATGGAAACATCACCCATCGGTGTAACAAGCAGCTTTCATGAGCAGTCATTATAGCCAAAGGTATTACATCACTGATGGCCCTCCCAGGGTGAGAAGTTCAGTGAGGGATTTCGTGATGTTGCCAGTTGCTTTCTGCAGGGGTCAGAGTTataattatgtgtgtgtgtttccctcCTAAGTCAGTATGGTGGGTTACCAGTCCGAGAAGACTAAGCCTGGGATCCTAGTTCTGTTAAAAGAATATGGTATCCGACCCTTCCAGCCATTATTTAAGCTGCAAACTTGAACAAATGCCATGATCCCACCCTGTatatgtgtgtggtggggggagggggggtttctCTTTTCAAAGTCTGTACAGATGTATCTCCGACTGTGCTAAGAAGATCCAGAAGACACTTGTCAGTAAGTGCCATGGGCAGTCTGGGGAGAGATGTACAAAATTCTACCCTCTTCATTTCCCCTTGAAAGGCAGATGGGCTTCAGAAGGAGGGCATTCTCCGCACAGCCTCTGTGCAAACCCTCTGGGCAACTTAAACGCTGGCACAGCAAATGTCAGCCAAGAACCAGCTCCAAAGAgcctgtggggtggggcaggggaagacaAACTAGGATTACAAAAAAAGAGTTACAGTAGAAATGCGTGTTCCCCTCTGCTCAAATCATCCTGTTAGTAGCCCATTCATCTGAGAGCGAGGGGCTTTGCATCACAGCTGCTGCATTTCTGGCAGAGAACTCCAGCCTGGATTCCCTGCTGCCAGGGATGCTTTTTCCTCCAGGTGTTTTTAATGAGGAACACCAGTGGCATCTAGTGGTCAGTTTGCCAGCTCCACACATCAACTTCCCTGGGTGGGATGCCGGGGCCCTGGCTGAGAGTCTGGCTGTGGGGGTCTGAAACCCATAGGCcactgttcatttaaaaaaagaaacaactaaaataaaatgtgaaagcaGATCAGCAGCTGACACTGGACATGAACAACATGGCTGTTTTGAGGTTTCATTGACGTTATTCCCCTCCATGTCCATATATGTGTCTCTGCAGCCCTTCCTGCACATATCTTATCCTTTGCTTTACAGGCAGACTCCTTCTCGCTGCCTTTCCTTAAGGCTATCCACCCGTCTCTCTTTCTAGCTGTCCTTTGCACAGCTTAACTCCTTCAGTCTAACTGTGCATGGGGAGGTTACAGTCCGAATGTGTTTTGAGAAGTACCATGGACTCTTTAGTGGCTACAGATTAGCCTGGGGGCTGCTTTACCTTACACCAGCTGCCTCAGAGGACCTGGTAACTTGATGTTCAGAGCTACTGAGAATCCCCAACTCCCATGAGCTACAATGGCTGTGATGGGGCAGCATGCTCAGCTCCTTGTGTAGGGGAATGAGGGTATCATTTTACATTGCTCCCAAGCAACTCCTTCTGGCCATTGCTCATAGTGGCATTTAAACGGCTACAGCGTGAGCTGTGTCCCGAGGGAGAGTTGCATAggacagagggagaggaaaagtAGTACCTCAAATTACCCTCTTCAGCCCCAGAAACACTTGATGGAGTGAAACAGCGGTTGTGAGCCTAGAAAGTCCCTCCCAACAATTTAAAACCTCCTCACCTTCCCCCTTAATGTGAACAAACACATTCTGAAACATAAGTGTGTCTGGAACAAGAGCAGCTACCTCCCTCCCAGGAACTACTTGAATAGTCTTCTTTATGGACAGACTTCCAGTGACCACATCAGAGGTTCCTCCACCAACTTATATCTGACCTAGCTAATGCTCTGCAGATCCCTTAAAGGGGAACGCCCTTGCCTGCTAAACTACATCCGCGGTGGGGCTGTAAAGACTTCCTGGGGCCTTATCAAAACACTACTGTAATTTCCTTCCCACACAGACAtccacacacacatgcccccGTCTcctttctgtcttgtctgtttagtttTCTCACAGCAAACAAAATTTCACTGCTACAGTTGAGTTTCCAGGAAGACTGCCAGGGTGTAGCCTTCAactccataaaaagaaaaaaagggagagattCAATTCCTCCCCCCAAGAAGCTGTTCCTACTCCCTTGCTCTTTCCCTCTCTGGCATCTgcgtttatttttattttttaaatgctttggaTGGGTTTGATGGGTGCGGCAGATCTTCCCTGGCTCCAAAGTTTGCACAGTGCTTCCGCCTTTATTCCCTGTCCTCCGCGccgccaccccccacccccagtgataAATAGGAGACATGTGTTGCAATGTCAAGCAATTTCTCTTAGTAAACCAAGATGACTGCAGACAGCAAACAGAGTCAGGCCCAAATATGGGTTTTCGTCTGTTCTTCTAAAAACTAAACATCTTGCCTCTGAGCTCGTTTATAAGCCAAAGCATGTCTCTCTCGCTAACAGTCtatttttcccttctctctctctctcctctagttCCTCGACGAGTGATCTCTCTGGCTATGACCATGGCTATCTGAGGAGAAGCCCTGACCAGTACAGCTCGTGGGGTAGCATGGAGACCTTGGACCAATCTCCTTCTGGATATCACCCTGGCCACCTTTCGCCAGCCAAGTCCACCAACGGCATCGACCAGCTTGCCCAACTCCACAGCAAGAGGGACTCCGCCTACAGCTCCTTCTCCACTAACTCCAGCATCCCCGAGTGCCCAGCGCCTTCCTTCTGCAAGGAGCGCTCCTTCTCCATGGACAACGTGCACTCCCGAGGCAGCCCGCAGGAAGGGATGAGGCAGGCTGACATCAGGTACGTCAAGACGGTCTACGACGCCCAGCGAGGGGTCTCTGAGGAGTACGAAGTGAACTCCTCCGCGCTGCGTCCAAGTGGCGAGGGGCGGACGCAGACAGAAGGCCGTGGCTACAGCAGGCTGCATGGTCACAGCCGATACAGCGGAGTCCCCTTCTGGGGCCAGCAAAGGAGGAGCTCCTCCGACAGTGAGGGTCAGCACCCGAAGGGGCCCCCCATGCCACCAACTCGCAGTGACAGCTATGCGGCAATAAGGCACCACGAGAGGCCCAGCTCCTGGTCCAGCCTTGATCAAAATAGACCGTGTCGAGCTCAGCCGAAAGGGGCCTGGCCTCCATCATCTGGCACTgcctccctggggcagggacagctgcTGAAACCCATGTTTGTGGAAGGGCAGCTGCACACCGTGGTGGAGAAGAGCCCTGAGAGCAGCCCCACAGTGAAACCGAAGCAGAGCTATTCCCAGGCAGCACAGCCGGGACAGCCTTTGCTTCCTACTGGCGTCTACCCTGTACCTTCCCCCGAACCACACTTTGCCCAGGTGCCCCAGCCTTCGGCAAGCAATAATGGGATGCTTTATCCAGCTCTGGCCAAAGAGAGTGGATATGCTCCACCTCTTCCAGCCTCGTATGAGAAGGCCCCGGTCTGCAGGCATTCTGGCGTCGATGAGAATGGAAACCAAAGTGTTACAAACAGATCGGCCGTCTTCTATCGGCCGGACCACGGGCCACCGGCTGCAGAGAAAAAGCAGGAAGCAAAATTCGCTCAGTACAAACCTCACAGTACATCAGGCCCTGACGTCCATTCAACCCCTTCCCAAAAGGACAAGTCAGGCTCCCTTTATGTGGCATCACATGGCATCCGAGAGAGCACAAGCAACACCCCGCACTCCAACCACAATTCACAGCAACTGCAGGCCCGCTCGAGGGATGCCAATGAAAGCAAAGCTCTCTATCAGCCCAAGGAGTACTGGGCGGCTGAGTTGCAGGAGGACAAAAATGCTAATCTACAGAAAAGTGAGAGAGACCCCACCAGCCAGAATCAGTGGTGTTACGGTAAAGCCAAGCACCTTGGCTTTTCATCCTTGCAGAACAGCCTAGAGAGCACCAGAAAGCAAAATAGTTTGGAGCTAAAGGAGATGCAACAATGTGAGGGCTAttctgatgccaaactgtctttCACAAATCGCAATAATAAAGCAGAGAAGGATCGAAGAGGGCAAGGGTGTGGCCAATGGAACGATTTGGACAGACAAGCCTTCACACGGCATGAGGATGATGTCACCAGCATGGCCCCATTCCACAATGCAGAGCCAAAGTACGAGGAGCCCTCTTCTCTGCTGCACCCAAAGGCCTCCGATTTCAGCAGGAGCCGGCTAAGCTCCAGCAGCACCCAAAGCATCCAGCCTGGGAAACTGGAATCCAGCAAATCCCACTGTTCTGTGCTGGAGAAGGTCAGCAAGATCGAGCAACGCGAGCAAGGCAGTCAAAGGCCCCAGAGCATAGGTGTGCCCAGCTTTGGACATAATTATGGGCCAAATAGGCCAAGCCAATCATCCGGCGCTAGGTGCTCTCTTAACAGCACGGAGGACGTACGAAACAAGACAAACTCCCAAGAGCATGGCCAGCCATCCGGCGAACCGTGCAGGCTACCCAGCATGACTGGCTGTGAGACGCCGCCCTGTGTGCAGCCGGTGAGCAGGAACGGGAGTGCGAAGCCTGAGGCGGTTGACTGGCATCCTGTGGAGCAGCAGATGGTGGCAGCAGCAAATCAGGCACGGCAGAGTGAGTACTACGGTCTGACAAGGAGTAAAAGCACGTTCCAGCTGATGTGCGAGCCAGAGAAGGAAATCCTGTGGCGGGATAACGTCCAAGACGCTCCTGGAACACAGCTGGACACCTCGTTCAGCAGAAACTACAGAAACAGCATTAAAGACGCTCAGTCCAAGGTCCTACGAGCCACATCGTTCAGGCGCAAAGACCTCGACATCGGCCCACCCTTTGGGAGCAAACCCAAGGGGAGTGCACAGAGGCCGGCCTCGGCCCACGTTGGGATGAGGACCACCACAACATCCCCTCACGTCCCCAAGGAGAGGCACAGCGTCACTCCTACGCAGAACAGTGTCCCCCTCCTGGAGTACACTGAGAAGGAGAGCCACGCTAGGCTGTCACAGCCCGTGTCCCGCATTGGGGGCAGGAAGCGGCTGACAGCCGAGCAGAAGAAGAGGTCCTACTCCGAGCCAGAGAAAATAAATGAAGTGGGTGTCTCAGAACACGAGCCCTCGCCCTTCTCCTCCCAGAAGAAAGGCCTCCATTTCATCTTCCCAGAAAACACTGTGGCTGACCGGCGCAAGATCTTTGAGCGAGAGAACAAAGCTCGCTCCACCATCAATCTCTCCAAGCCGGAGCTGAAGCAGCTCCAACAGAACGCACTCGCGGACTACATCGAACGCAAAACGGGGAAGCGGCCTTCTCACGATGCTGGCGTCCTGAGAGAGCACTCACAAAGCTCCTACCTGCAAGCCAGCGGCCTGGACAGCCAGAGCCTCTCCTCTGCCTCCAGCATGAATTCTCTCCAGGATCAGAAGCTTTACCACCGGAGACAGTCACTAGAGCAGGTATCTAGAACAGGCCGGGTCTCCTGTACCCTTCCCCCGGGGCTGACGGGCTGCTTTGATCTCAATGGGTTTGAGCAAAAGAAAGGGCACCCGGACGGAAGCAGCAGTTCCTTTGCAAGCCAGTTTAAAATGGACAGACGCCGAGATTACAGAGCCAAACCGGAGCTTCTGAAAAGCACTCAGGCAGGTCAGCGTGGCTCACACGACCAACTGCTCTACAGGATGGAAGAGCAGGCCTTTGGAAAGGCCTCGTTGCCTGGGAAATCTGGGAAATCGGTGTCTGCAGAAGACTTGCTCGATAGATCTGATATCCAGTCAGTCACGGTGCATGTGCGCTCCAGGTCGTCTCCCACAGCCGACAAGAAACACCGGGTAAGTACATTGTCCAACTGATATTCGCAGGCAAGAAGTCTCTGTGGGCTGCGGGTGTTAATGATGCTAGCCTGACATTCAGTTATCCATACACATAATGTGGTTAAGTGTGTACTGCGATATAGATCATATGGTCTGTTTAAATTATCCTGGTGCAGTTTGAAATGCCGGCTGGCTGGATAGCACACGCCTTCTGTATTTCTCTTCCCCTCTTTTGTTAACACTAGGGAGATTTGCTCGGGGAAAGGATGTTTGTGTAAATGCTTTTAAGAGTACATCTGCTCCTGCTGCGTATTCCTCGTCTGAAATCCTAGGTCTAGAGGCTTGGCTACAGCTCAGAAGCACGGAGCACAACTCTGAAAAGGGGTGTACAAAGGTGTCCTTAAGCTCCCCCAATCCTGGAGCTGCAGTGCAGCAGGCCATTtccctggcataaattagagcaggctAGGGGTACCAATGACCCCCAAAGGCCATTACAacagctggggtgcagggaagCCCAACCATGCGCCCCTTTTCCCCAGCCATGCCctcactgctgcctgcagggagGGGTATGCCTTAGGAGCCATTAAATTACCTCCACAACCCTGGAGGATCCCCCTCCTGTCCAAATGCGGAGGAGAAACCGGGCCAATATTTTCTACATCCAGTCGGTTGTTGTGAAAATCATGATGCTGTcacaagggggtgggagggatgagTGACTCTAGTGGCAGCAAATGAAGCAAGTGAACTTCAAAGATAGCAAGatcctgggccagctcctcagctggtgtaaatcagtataactccattgacgcCACGGCAATgagtggagctgggctgattcGTCCCATCGTTTTCATATAGGGTCCCTTCgttggaaagagagagagtgggagATGGAGCAAAAACACAGCATGAAAGCTCGATAGGCAGAATTCTCTCTAAAAATGTTTCCTAGCTGCCCATGTAGGCCCAGGGTTTACGGTATAGCTCCACTCAACAAGAACATCTACATTTGGAACCGCTGccactgtaaaaaaaattatCCAGTTGCGATATTCTAGTGTTTAGTAGAATAAATTAAATAAAGCTTGAATAAGCTAGTAAATGGAGTGCTCTGCTGAGTGAGAGCCCCTCTGAAATGCACCAAGAATGGGAGCCTGTCCTTCCTAAACCCATCGTACAATTCGCTTTAAATCTCCCACCTTGAAATGCATCAGTCCTTTCGCTGCTTTCTAAATGGAGAGCATAAAAACCAGCACCTAAATATCAAATGGCTAAAACACCTTACCTAGCTAGTGCTCACATCCCATCGTTTTTCCCCCACTCTGGATGATGGACCCATCTACATAACATTACTACAACTGCTGTCAATTGTGAAACATTTCATATTCAATAAGAGGACATATCCTTAAGAAAGAGTTATTGTGAAAGCCAAGAAGCAAAGCCCATTCTGACTCCTGGTGCATTTCAGAGCAGGAACAAAAATAACCAGCATTCCAGATGAGAAAGTACAAATAGAAgatatctccctcccccccccccacctccccaaaaggtACTTTATGATGGCAGTCTGGAAACCAGACTGTTTCCAGTTGGTTCCAAGCTCCTGTTTACCAAGCCTGTTGTCTCTGTCAGGGGCACAAATTGTGAGCATCCTGAgaccttttattattattttccctgttggcttgtttttgcttttttccccatgcaTGCATTAGTGAGATCGAAGGTGCCAAATGGTGTGAACTGAGGAACTGACGCTGGGAAGAAGATAACAACCGTGCAGATACTCTAACAGACCCCAGTTCAGGAAAtcgcttaagcatgtgcttaaattcagCAATAAGGGTAACACTTTCAAAAGTGTCCTAAATGATTTAGGACCCAAAGTCctacttttcaaaagtgctttaggcttttgacttttgaaaataggacttagggcCCTAAAGCAATTAGGCActattgaaaattttactcttagaccctgattcaggaaagcatctttatgtttaacttcaagcacataGTTAAAACTCTACTAGGACTTAAGTTATGCATCTGCTTTCATGAATAGGGATGTTGTTCAGAATTGGGGCTAGAGTCCATGGTACAGAACCAAAAATGTAAAAGTGTGTGTGAAGAGGGGAATACgcagttctttttttttaaccagctcagCTCCTCTGTGGAAAACATTCATTCCCATTTTATAAGCAGACTTAGCTCATTGTATGCTATTCAGGGCTTTGCTTACGGTATATGCTGTTCTCTTCATGCTGAATATGAATCCCAGCACAGTGTCGCTGTAGGAATTTGTTTAAAGATGTGAGGAAATCGATAGCCATGTGGAATTATTAGCCCTCAGTCTGCAGAGCACAGTCTCtgtcttcctctctctgctcttTTGACTTGTCTCAGCCCACCTATCTTTCAGCTCCCCGACTTCTAAATCAAGATCAGCACAAACCCTACCCCTCCCATGCTCAACAGTGGAAAGAGAGCAAACAAAACCTGGGAAAAATTGGAATGGAGGACCCTACACTGAAAACCTCATCAGAAAAGTTAGGGAGGAAAGATTGAGCTCTTGAAATGAATGCTCAGCATTTACCGTCCTGTCGGGTAATAGACTTAAATCCTATGGGGGAAGCAGTCGAAACCAGATTTCCAAAagaactcagggccagatttttcagtgTTCAACACTGGTTTTGCAAATGTCCACAGCATCCAGCAACTCCCATGGAGACAAGTGACTAGCCTTTCAAAAGAGCAGAGCAGCCAACCTGCTGAGGCcctttgaaatgcagccatttatTTTGGTGTCTAAATGGGAGTCTTTGAAGATCTGGCTGTGGGCGCATGATCAGAAATGGGCTCTGAAAGGACGGAGAGACTCGTTACAGTACAGCAGTGGTGATGAGCTGGCTATGGCACGTTATGCTAGGCTTGGGCGGAGCTCTGGTGAGGAAGAGCTACGTGATGGCTTGGTGTCCAAGGAGAAGGGATTGTGCTGTTACAGGGCACCGTTACCCTGGCCAGCTGAACACCACTGCAGTACTGACAATTAGCTTCCCCTTAGGAAGTCACAGGCCTCATCCGGTTCCCATTTAAGCCACCTGGGGCAAAACTTGCGTTGATTGTAATGGGAGAAAGATCTGTGCTGTGCTCACACGGGCTGTCCTGCCAATCAGAGGAAGGGCGTGATGGGAAAATGGCAGCCTCAGAATCACAGTGTGATTGAAGGCTCTTTCAGTCTCTGGGCAATATTCAACTCTGGCTTCCACTGAGGTAAGTCAGGCCACAGAACCACTGGCCACAGAAAACCACCACAGTCTCCCCTTCCTTGGGTGACCAGCAGGAAAGGGAGCGGTGTTGGCCGGCAAAGTGAGGGCAATGGCTGATTCGTGGCATCTCCACAGCAGCCTTCACTGGGGGGCAGCTCTGAAGGGAACGTAGGCCCCCATCCTT of Natator depressus isolate rNatDep1 chromosome 4, rNatDep2.hap1, whole genome shotgun sequence contains these proteins:
- the SHROOM3 gene encoding LOW QUALITY PROTEIN: protein Shroom3 (The sequence of the model RefSeq protein was modified relative to this genomic sequence to represent the inferred CDS: deleted 2 bases in 1 codon); this translates as MINMRMLDNTATGIASSESSITHKERYIYLEVLLQGGAPWGFTLKGGLEHGEPLIISKVEEGGKADSLQAGDEVVNINEVELSSSRREAISLVKGSYKTLKLVIRRDTCAAKEQTDLPASHSLSPECIPTDLQHSKTAWSGGVKPRLKTRRAELVGRPHSWHSTKFIENQPDPSMMQISQGTIGTPWHQSYHSSSSTSDLSGYDHGYLRRSPDQYSSWGSMETLDQSPSGYHPGHLSPAKSTNGIDQLAQLHSKRDSAYSSFSTNSSIPECPAPSFCKERSFSMDNVHSRGSPQEGMRQADIRYVKTVYDAQRGVSEEYEVNSSALRPSGEGRTQTEGRGYSRLHGHSRYSGVPFWGQQRRSSSDSEGQHPKGPPMPPTRSDSYAAIRHHERPSSWSSLDQNRPCRAQPKGAWPPSSGTASLGQGQLLKPMFVEGQLHTVVEKSPESSPTVKPKQSYSQAAQPGQPLLPTGVYPVPSPEPHFAQVPQPSASNNGMLYPALAKESGYAPPLPASYEKAPVCRHSGVDENGNQSVTNRSAVFYRPDHGPPAAEKKQEAKFAQYKPHSTSGPDVHSTPSQKDKSGSLYVASHGIRESTSNTPHSNHNSQQLQARSRDANESKALYQPKEYWAAELQEDKNANLQKSERDPTSQNQWCYGKAKHLGFSSLQNSLESTRKQNSLELKEMQQCEGYSDAKLSFTNRNNKAEKDRRGQGCGQWNDLDRQAFTRHEDDVTSMAPFHNAEPKYEEPSSLLHPKASDFSRSRLSSSSTQSIQPGKLESSKSHCSVLEKVSKIEQREQGSQRPQSIGVPSFGHNYGPNRPSQSSGARCSLNSTEDVRNKTNSQEHGQPSGEPCRLPSMTGCETPPCVQPVSRNGSAKPEAVDWHPVEQQMVAAANQARQSEYYGLTRSKSTFQLMCEPEKEILWRDNVQDAPGTQLDTSFSRNYRNSIKDAQSKVLRATSFRRKDLDIGPPFGSKPKGSAQRPASAHVGMRTTTTSPHVPKERHSVTPTQNSVPLLEYTEKESHARLSQPVSRIGGRKRLTAEQKKRSYSEPEKINEVGVSEHEPSPFSSQKKGLHFIFPENTVADRRKIFERENKARSTINLSKPELKQLQQNALADYIERKTGKRPSHDAGVLREHSQSSYLQASGLDSQSLSSASSMNSLQDQKLYHRRQSLEQVSRTGRVSCTLPPGLTGCFDLNGFEQKKGHPDGSSSSFASQFKMDRRRDYRAKPELLKSTQAGQRGSHDQLLYRMEEQAFGKASLPGKSGKSVSAEDLLDRSDIQSVTVHVRSRSSPTADKKHRDLLRGESKEFGHLVKNPSYVVGAGDGSYSSKKRSHPEKPTIPNYRPHPPGNDLTSSSTLIESHQASESPRHISRTQRCVSSPTDLKNHSSEPKQGARPLLLNRIPSGPGQSSSSAAHSTQTPSDLQAAGDGLSRQRTKLDTVPAEGNDKGQAWLLYHDDSSPEDSAAEAMQRKAMLTQRLLPSKVKWAHSVNDDSFPKGSVSSQVSEQKLFQRWQSLPIQSSTSSDPETPPPSGKISLRISESGLQLTPPPGLLEEGDDEVFIKDSQPGAVGTAFKPLPPPPPPPPLPEWSPSAFTSDTEVFPPPPPAAFEAGGATDDKSTRLIEETKISSFGRFPRSLVDRGKQGLSSICRETSWAASPPVGNTESLHQSPAAQGEWPNSEKQNAEQLGGNLKEPEAQGNDSENGGLSPGTQGTAIQVKKKKTPEDIKSEALAKEIVHRDKSLADILDPESRMKTTMDLMEGIFPNGTSLLKDSNMKRKMMQKKASRTVPEDDRREEKEAAVTLVTCTAYYNMSAPKAELLNKIRDLPKDVDKEEEQLDINEKKAELITSLSHKLEILKEAKESLLEDIKMNNALGEEVEVLISELCKPNEFDKYKMFIGDLDKVVNLLLSLSGRLARVENVLSSLGEDVNTEERSSLNEKRKLLAGQHEDARELKENLDRRERVVLDILGNYLSEEQLQEYQHFVKMKSTLLIEQRELDDKIKLGQEQLKCLTESLPTDFIPTDTTAAAPSHSSHNPPGGQQ